Sequence from the Flavobacterium sp. TR2 genome:
AGCTGTCATTTTATTAGGAATCACATTAATTGGATGTGGAGATACAAAAAAAGGTGAAAATTCTTTATTTACTATCGATGATTCTGCTTTTCCAGCCCATTTTACGCAAAAAGAAGTGTTAAATATTGGAATTTTAAATCCAAATTCGAAGGAAATCGACAGCGTTGCCTACTTCTTAAACGACAAAAGAATTGGAGGCACAAAAGGCGCTAAAGATTTTAGATTTGAATTAATAGATCAAAAATTAGGCTATCAATACCTAAAAGCTACTGTTTATTTTGGAGGAGACTCTTCTGATGCAACCAAAAGAATAGAAGTTGTTTCTGATATTGAACCAAAATTATTAAAGTATAAAGTTGTAAACACTTATCCGCACGATAAAAAAGCCTTTACAGAAGGTTTTGAGTTTTACAACGACACTTTGTATGAAAGCACTGGACAAGAAGGCGCTTCGTTTATAAAAAAATACGATTATAAAACGGGTAAAGTTTTTAAACAAATTGATCTCGATCAGCAATATTTTGGAGAAGGGATCACTTTCATAAATGGCAAATTATTTCAGCTAACGTATAAAAACAAAAAAGGTTTTATCTACGATGCTAAAACTTTAAAACTGGAAAAAACTTTTGATTACGAAAAAGATATTGAAGGTTGGGGAATGACGAATGACGGAAAATATATCTATCAGACTGACGGAACAGAAAAGATTTGGAAAGTTGACCCAAATACTCAAAAAATGATCGATTATGTGAATGTTTATTCTGGAAACTCAAAAATCAAAGCCGTTAATGAGTTAGAATGGATTAACGGAAAAATCTATACAAACGTGTGGTTTAAAGACGCTATTGCAGTTGTAAATCCAGAAAACGGAGCTGTTGAAGGAATTTTAAATCTTTCTGATTTACGCAAATCTATGAACGACATTACAACTGAAGATGTATTAAACGGAATTGCATACAATCCTAAAACTAAAACCATTTTTGTAACGGGTAAAAATTGGAGCAAAATGTTTGAAATAACAGTTTCTGAATAATTACAGTCAAAAAAGAATTTTACGAATTTCACAAGTTTTCACACATTTATACGTGAAAATTTGTGAAATTTGTGTTTTATAACAATTCACATTAATGATCACTTTAATCACAAACATACAAGAGTTATTACAGGTTCGCGAGACTCCGATTGCTAAAGTTTCAGGTGCCGAAATGGCCGAACTCCCAACTATAAAGAACGCATTTTTAATAATAAAAGACAATCTGATTGAAGATTTCGGCTCAATGGATAATCTTCCAAAAATAAATGCCGACAAAATAATTGATGCGACAGGAAAAGTTATTCTTCCATCTTGGTGCGACAGCCATACGCACATTGTGTACGCAGGAAATCGCGAGCAGGAATTCGTAGACAGAATCAACGGACTTTCTTATGAAGAAATCGCCAATCGCGGCGGCGGAATTTTAAATTCGGCTAAAAAACTAAACGAGACGTCAGAAGAGGAAATTTACGAACAATCTAAGATTCGTCTCGAAGAAGTAATGCATTTAGGAACAGGAGCTGTCGAAATTAAATCGGGTTACGGTTTGACAGTTGATGGAGAATTAAAAATGCTTCGCGTCATTAAAAAATTGGCCGAAAACTATCCTATTGCAATAAAAGCTACGTTCTTGGGCGCCCATGCTTTTCCTTTACATTACAAAGACGATAAAGCAGGTTATCTAGACGAAATTATCAACGAAATGCTGCCCGAAATATCAAAAGACAAGCTTGCCGATTATGTTGATGTTTTCTGCGAAAGCGGCTATTTTTCTGTAGAAGAAACAGAAAAAATTATGGAAGCAGGTTTAGCATTTGGCTTAAAACCGAAAATTCACGTAAACCAATTCAATTCTATTGGCGGAATTCAGTCTGGAGTTAAATTTAATGCGCTTTCTGTGGATCATTTAGAAATTATGAATTCAGAAGATATTCAGGCATTAAAAAACACAGAAACGATGCCTGTGGCTTTGCCTTCGTGCTCTTACTTTTTAAGCATTCCATATACGCCAGCACGCGAAATGATAAAAGCCGGATTGCCTTTAGCATTGGCTACAGATTTCAACCCCGGTTCTACTCCATCAGGAAATATGAATTTTGTGGTGGCAACAGCTTGCATCAAAATGAAAATGACTCCAGAAGAAGCGATAAACGCCGCGACAATAAATGGCGCATATGCAATGGGTCTTTCTGAAACTCACGGAAGTATTACAAAAGGCAAAAAAGCCAATTTAATCTTGACAAAACCAATTTCTTCCTACTACCAAATTCCATATGCTTTTGGAAGCAATTTAATTGAATCTGTTTTTATAGAAGGAAGAATTCTAGAATAACTATTTATTCAAATAAATTAAATACAGCTCGTGGTTTCA
This genomic interval carries:
- a CDS encoding glutaminyl-peptide cyclotransferase, producing the protein MKKYNFLAVILLGITLIGCGDTKKGENSLFTIDDSAFPAHFTQKEVLNIGILNPNSKEIDSVAYFLNDKRIGGTKGAKDFRFELIDQKLGYQYLKATVYFGGDSSDATKRIEVVSDIEPKLLKYKVVNTYPHDKKAFTEGFEFYNDTLYESTGQEGASFIKKYDYKTGKVFKQIDLDQQYFGEGITFINGKLFQLTYKNKKGFIYDAKTLKLEKTFDYEKDIEGWGMTNDGKYIYQTDGTEKIWKVDPNTQKMIDYVNVYSGNSKIKAVNELEWINGKIYTNVWFKDAIAVVNPENGAVEGILNLSDLRKSMNDITTEDVLNGIAYNPKTKTIFVTGKNWSKMFEITVSE
- the hutI gene encoding imidazolonepropionase; this translates as MITLITNIQELLQVRETPIAKVSGAEMAELPTIKNAFLIIKDNLIEDFGSMDNLPKINADKIIDATGKVILPSWCDSHTHIVYAGNREQEFVDRINGLSYEEIANRGGGILNSAKKLNETSEEEIYEQSKIRLEEVMHLGTGAVEIKSGYGLTVDGELKMLRVIKKLAENYPIAIKATFLGAHAFPLHYKDDKAGYLDEIINEMLPEISKDKLADYVDVFCESGYFSVEETEKIMEAGLAFGLKPKIHVNQFNSIGGIQSGVKFNALSVDHLEIMNSEDIQALKNTETMPVALPSCSYFLSIPYTPAREMIKAGLPLALATDFNPGSTPSGNMNFVVATACIKMKMTPEEAINAATINGAYAMGLSETHGSITKGKKANLILTKPISSYYQIPYAFGSNLIESVFIEGRILE